In Vicinamibacterales bacterium, the following are encoded in one genomic region:
- a CDS encoding RNA-binding S4 domain-containing protein — translation MTTSVESTTARLRLDVWLDIACLFKTRSAAQQACKGGKVDVNGQRAKPHREVSPGDRIAITRAFREQQLVIVKGLRERYVAKTKARTLYEDATPPPSEEEAKLRELVRLANRANPPARSGIAPTKRERRYLRQLKSGKP, via the coding sequence GTGACCACAAGCGTCGAGTCGACGACCGCTCGCCTTCGCCTTGATGTTTGGCTGGATATCGCCTGCCTCTTCAAAACACGGTCTGCGGCGCAACAAGCCTGTAAGGGCGGTAAAGTTGATGTCAATGGCCAGCGCGCAAAGCCACATCGAGAAGTTTCTCCTGGAGATCGCATTGCCATCACGCGTGCTTTTCGAGAGCAACAACTGGTAATTGTGAAGGGTTTAAGAGAACGTTACGTAGCCAAAACCAAAGCGCGAACCCTCTACGAAGACGCCACACCACCTCCGTCTGAGGAGGAAGCGAAATTGCGGGAATTGGTTCGGCTAGCCAACCGTGCTAACCCTCCAGCCCGGTCCGGCATAGCACCAACAAAACGGGAACGCCGATACCTCCGTCAACTGAAAAGCGGAAAGCCCTGA
- the rpsT gene encoding 30S ribosomal protein S20 has protein sequence MANHKSAVKAHRQDIKRRERNRQQRTQLRTVLKSIRATLGSGDTGAAKTEFRSAVSLIDKMAGKGIVHNNTADRYKSRLAKQLANLSTSA, from the coding sequence GTGGCAAACCATAAGTCGGCGGTTAAGGCGCATCGGCAAGATATCAAACGGCGTGAGCGGAACCGACAGCAACGAACACAATTACGCACCGTGCTGAAGTCAATTCGGGCCACGCTAGGCTCCGGAGACACTGGCGCGGCCAAAACTGAGTTCCGGAGTGCAGTGTCATTGATCGACAAGATGGCCGGTAAGGGCATCGTTCACAACAACACAGCCGATCGCTACAAGTCGCGCTTGGCAAAGCAACTAGCAAACCTTTCAACCTCGGCGTAA
- the dnaJ gene encoding molecular chaperone DnaJ — MSKRDCYEVLGVARDASGQDIKSAYRKLALKYHPDRNPGDSVAEEQFKEAAEAYAILADHEKRAAYDRFGHAGLSGSPSGGVDPTIFEDFGDILGNLGDVFGFGDMFGGRRRAGPRRGADLRYDLDISFEDAAHGSETTLQLPREEPCQGCKGSRAAPGSTPDTCSQCGGRGQLHYQQGFLTVARTCGRCRGAGKVISTPCEACGGTGHITQDRKLTVKIPAGISTDQRLRLQGEGELGERGAPPGDLYVVVHVAEHQFFQRNGDDLLCVVPVPYPTMILGGNITVPTLNGDESVVVPKGTQTGARFRVKGKGMPNVSGRGQGDLFIEVQVDTPTRISKEQQVLLEKLARTMEDHKVEPRSRAARDEDRPFFERVKNIFG; from the coding sequence GTGAGTAAGCGAGACTGTTACGAAGTCTTAGGGGTGGCGCGTGACGCCAGCGGCCAGGACATCAAGAGTGCCTACCGGAAGCTCGCCCTCAAATATCACCCCGATCGAAATCCTGGTGACTCGGTGGCCGAAGAACAATTCAAGGAGGCCGCTGAAGCCTACGCCATACTTGCCGACCATGAGAAACGCGCCGCCTACGATCGCTTCGGCCACGCTGGACTCAGCGGATCACCGAGCGGCGGAGTTGATCCTACAATTTTCGAGGATTTCGGCGACATTCTTGGAAATCTTGGTGATGTTTTTGGTTTCGGCGATATGTTCGGTGGTCGGCGCCGTGCAGGCCCTCGACGTGGCGCTGATCTTCGCTATGACCTAGACATCTCATTCGAGGACGCAGCACACGGTTCAGAAACCACGCTACAGCTCCCAAGGGAAGAACCCTGCCAGGGCTGTAAAGGATCGAGGGCTGCGCCTGGCAGTACCCCTGACACCTGTTCTCAGTGCGGTGGGCGCGGACAACTCCATTATCAACAAGGCTTCCTCACCGTTGCCCGCACATGTGGTCGGTGTCGCGGAGCGGGTAAGGTAATTTCGACGCCGTGCGAAGCCTGCGGTGGGACCGGACACATCACGCAGGATCGAAAACTCACGGTGAAGATCCCAGCCGGCATCTCAACCGACCAGCGACTAAGATTACAAGGCGAAGGTGAGTTGGGTGAACGTGGTGCGCCGCCAGGTGACCTGTATGTCGTCGTGCACGTTGCCGAGCATCAATTCTTCCAACGTAACGGAGATGACCTACTGTGCGTAGTTCCCGTTCCATATCCGACCATGATTTTGGGCGGTAACATCACAGTGCCAACACTGAATGGAGATGAATCTGTCGTTGTACCCAAAGGCACGCAGACAGGAGCTAGGTTCCGCGTGAAGGGTAAGGGAATGCCAAATGTGAGCGGTAGAGGCCAAGGCGATCTATTCATTGAGGTCCAGGTTGACACTCCCACCCGAATTTCAAAAGAACAACAAGTGCTGCTAGAAAAGCTAGCCAGGACAATGGAAGACCATAAGGTGGAGCCACGCAGTCGAGCGGCTAGAGACGAAGACCGTCCGTTCTTCGAGCGAGTCAAGAACATCTTCGGTTAA
- the holA gene encoding DNA polymerase III subunit delta — MAASTPATVRKQIASGKTGPIYLIIGSDEDERTRLAREFADVVEEELRPFNVERLYGGETEPARLLQAVHMLPMLGPRRIVIVSQAELVLSPKKAVVDSKRDLEALEQYVQNPSPQVTVIFESGDLDKRRRVVKALLKHATVVTFPGIKMEDGAQRWVCNEVKRLKLSMDAEAVRAFIARTGADLPRLRADFERLVIYASGQATIGRTDVEAVVGPAVLQDNWAITRAIEQGKAGAALRELALLFNAGVMPLQILGQLGWFVRERFASSKVKAAVDALYRTDLALKSSRGDGRIVIEQLVLELCGVRRNLRRG, encoded by the coding sequence ATGGCGGCTTCCACCCCGGCCACCGTTCGCAAACAAATTGCCTCGGGTAAGACAGGCCCGATCTATCTGATTATCGGAAGCGATGAGGATGAGAGAACTCGTCTGGCTCGGGAGTTTGCTGATGTTGTCGAGGAAGAGCTTAGACCATTTAACGTTGAGCGGCTCTACGGTGGGGAAACGGAACCAGCGAGGTTACTTCAGGCCGTCCACATGTTGCCGATGCTCGGACCGCGTCGCATTGTTATCGTATCGCAGGCTGAGCTTGTACTTTCCCCGAAGAAGGCGGTCGTCGACTCGAAGCGCGATCTCGAAGCCCTCGAGCAGTACGTTCAGAACCCTTCGCCTCAAGTTACGGTCATCTTTGAATCTGGCGATCTCGACAAGCGGCGACGGGTGGTAAAGGCGCTACTGAAGCACGCCACTGTCGTGACCTTCCCTGGGATTAAGATGGAGGATGGCGCGCAGCGTTGGGTGTGTAATGAGGTGAAGCGGCTTAAGTTGTCTATGGATGCCGAAGCGGTGCGGGCATTCATTGCCAGAACGGGTGCAGACCTACCGAGGCTGAGGGCGGATTTTGAGCGCTTGGTAATCTATGCCTCTGGACAGGCCACGATTGGACGGACCGACGTTGAGGCTGTTGTTGGACCAGCTGTCTTGCAGGACAACTGGGCGATAACGCGAGCAATTGAACAAGGTAAGGCAGGCGCCGCGTTGAGGGAGCTCGCTTTATTATTTAATGCCGGGGTGATGCCTCTTCAGATTCTTGGCCAGCTCGGGTGGTTTGTTCGCGAGAGGTTTGCGTCCAGTAAAGTCAAGGCAGCGGTAGACGCGCTATATCGAACCGATCTGGCCCTAAAGAGCTCTAGGGGGGACGGACGCATCGTAATCGAGCAACTTGTACTGGAGCTCTGTGGGGTCCGCCGTAACTTACGCCGAGGTTGA
- a CDS encoding RecX family transcriptional regulator codes for MPSRTPTDPYTFGLNLLARRELSEMQLRERFRKRNFETQTIEEALDRLRQEGALDDRRTAFAYARTAVRLTARGRRRILQEIVARGINKDIAHEAVEVTFADVDEAKVLARALAKRLDGPIQDAAHLRRLHRSLQQQGFPTSLIVPALAAHATNIKE; via the coding sequence GTGCCCTCTCGCACTCCGACGGACCCGTACACCTTCGGCTTAAATCTGCTCGCTAGGCGAGAGTTGTCTGAAATGCAACTCCGAGAGCGGTTCCGCAAGCGTAACTTTGAAACTCAAACAATTGAGGAAGCTCTTGATCGCTTACGCCAAGAGGGAGCCCTAGATGACCGACGCACGGCCTTCGCATATGCCCGAACAGCCGTTCGACTAACAGCACGCGGTCGGCGCCGTATCCTTCAGGAAATCGTTGCGCGGGGGATTAATAAGGATATTGCCCACGAGGCTGTCGAGGTCACTTTCGCTGACGTGGATGAGGCCAAGGTGCTGGCACGTGCGTTAGCGAAGCGACTCGACGGCCCAATTCAGGATGCCGCACATTTACGCCGATTGCACCGTTCTCTCCAGCAGCAGGGATTTCCCACTTCGCTAATCGTCCCCGCACTAGCAGCGCATGCAACGAACATCAAGGAATAA
- the alaS gene encoding alanine--tRNA ligase, translating into MTARDTRRSFLDYFARHEHQIVESASLVPIDDRTLLFTNAGMNQFKSVLQGREQRDYTRAASSQKCMRVSGKHNDLDIVGKSPRHNTFFEMLGNFSFGDYFKSEAIAMAWELLTKEWKLDPIRLRVTIFSGDKNAPKDDEAYNIWQKFLPADRIDAWGAADNFWAMGDTGPCGRCSEIHFFLGDDPKCPETSCRGTACSCHTYIELWNNVFMEFDRQDDGTLKPLPMLSIDTGMSLERATAVLQGVDSVYDTDLFQPLLQSIAGLVGTPYGKRQETDVSMHVIADHLRAMTFLINDLVTPSNEWRGYVLRKIMRRAMRHGKKLGLTEPSLHRLVDVVVEEMGDTYPALSKNRDMIAKVVRREEDRFDSVLNAGLSKLEEVLDRAETSNRRVTGEDVFRLYDSLGLPAEFVEDLAGERQLSIDWEGFERLMAKQRDQARAASGFKPKQDDRDTFWTSEALDKNLLGTQDRFEGYETTRVDSSTILMLWNDAPAPCPQLDAGDTGYLSLDRSPFYVEAGGQVSDTGHIMSHDGKTKALVEDMIRLGSFPRVHRISVVAGTLSQGDVVSAVVNAPRRSAIQRNHTATHLLHAALKKLLGHHVTQAGSLVAPERLRFDFTHPTPLSQTEIEEIECLVNEQVLVATPVDTIEQSTDEAIASGAIALFGEKYGDRVRVVSISEFSKELCGGTHCGATGEIGSFMIEQESGAAAGIRRIEAVTGAPAIQRHQARRSLLNGILQELSSPEARAVDALREQQAQTKQLARDVNALKMKLELVSETDTRINVDDVTLLIRRADGLDRNSLRTLADQLKGNIKSGLVILASATAGGRVAIIVSVTSDLKTRIPAGQVVKALAPLVSGGGGGGRPDFAEAGGKDPRQIDHMLSESENVVRGLLDSKE; encoded by the coding sequence ATGACCGCACGCGACACTCGACGTAGTTTCCTCGACTACTTCGCTAGGCATGAACATCAAATCGTTGAAAGCGCGTCTTTAGTTCCTATTGACGATCGGACTCTCCTGTTCACAAACGCTGGAATGAATCAGTTCAAATCAGTCCTCCAGGGCCGAGAGCAACGCGACTATACACGGGCAGCGTCTTCGCAGAAGTGCATGCGTGTCAGCGGAAAACACAACGATTTGGATATCGTGGGTAAGTCTCCACGCCACAACACCTTCTTCGAGATGCTTGGTAATTTTTCATTCGGTGATTACTTCAAATCTGAAGCCATCGCCATGGCTTGGGAACTACTGACCAAGGAATGGAAACTCGACCCTATTCGACTGCGTGTGACAATTTTCTCCGGAGATAAGAATGCGCCGAAAGACGATGAAGCGTACAACATTTGGCAAAAATTTCTTCCAGCGGACCGCATAGATGCTTGGGGCGCGGCCGACAATTTTTGGGCGATGGGTGACACTGGGCCTTGCGGTCGGTGCTCTGAAATTCACTTCTTCTTAGGCGATGACCCGAAGTGTCCCGAAACCAGTTGTCGCGGTACAGCATGCAGCTGCCACACCTACATCGAACTCTGGAACAATGTGTTCATGGAATTCGACCGGCAGGATGACGGGACATTGAAACCGCTCCCGATGCTCTCAATTGACACTGGCATGAGTCTCGAGCGCGCGACTGCCGTATTGCAGGGCGTTGACTCAGTGTATGACACCGACCTGTTTCAACCTCTTCTTCAAAGCATCGCTGGTCTGGTTGGCACGCCATACGGTAAGCGGCAGGAGACTGATGTATCGATGCACGTTATTGCCGATCATCTTCGTGCGATGACCTTTCTGATAAATGACTTGGTAACACCATCCAACGAGTGGCGAGGCTATGTGCTGCGCAAGATCATGCGACGAGCCATGCGACACGGTAAGAAGTTAGGTCTTACTGAACCGAGTCTCCATCGACTCGTTGATGTCGTCGTAGAAGAGATGGGTGATACGTATCCGGCTCTCTCGAAAAACCGTGACATGATCGCCAAAGTAGTGCGAAGGGAAGAAGATCGTTTCGATTCGGTATTAAACGCTGGACTCTCAAAGCTTGAGGAAGTGCTGGACCGCGCAGAGACAAGTAACCGTCGCGTGACTGGTGAGGATGTCTTCCGCCTATACGACTCTCTCGGGTTACCGGCCGAATTCGTTGAGGACCTCGCCGGTGAGCGGCAGCTCTCGATCGACTGGGAAGGATTCGAACGTCTCATGGCAAAACAGCGTGACCAAGCTCGTGCTGCGAGCGGCTTCAAACCGAAACAGGATGACAGGGATACCTTTTGGACCTCCGAGGCCCTCGATAAGAATCTACTGGGTACTCAGGACCGCTTCGAGGGCTACGAGACAACGCGAGTCGACAGCAGCACGATCCTCATGCTGTGGAACGACGCGCCGGCCCCTTGTCCACAACTGGATGCGGGTGACACGGGATATTTGTCACTCGACCGCAGTCCGTTTTATGTCGAAGCTGGAGGCCAAGTATCAGACACGGGCCATATCATGTCTCATGACGGCAAGACAAAAGCCCTCGTGGAGGACATGATTCGCTTGGGCTCATTCCCTCGCGTGCACCGGATAAGTGTGGTCGCCGGCACCCTGAGTCAAGGTGACGTGGTGTCGGCAGTCGTCAATGCACCGCGTCGTAGTGCAATCCAGCGAAATCACACGGCGACCCACCTCCTTCACGCCGCTCTCAAGAAGTTGCTTGGTCACCACGTTACCCAGGCTGGCTCACTCGTCGCGCCGGAACGACTTCGGTTCGACTTCACTCATCCGACTCCGCTCAGCCAGACTGAAATCGAGGAGATCGAATGCCTCGTCAACGAACAAGTCCTGGTTGCCACCCCCGTTGACACGATTGAGCAATCTACGGATGAGGCAATTGCCAGTGGCGCGATCGCTCTATTTGGAGAGAAATATGGCGACCGTGTACGCGTGGTGTCGATTTCCGAATTCAGTAAAGAACTCTGTGGAGGCACGCATTGTGGCGCGACAGGAGAAATTGGCTCGTTCATGATTGAACAAGAAAGCGGCGCTGCGGCTGGCATCCGACGGATCGAGGCAGTGACGGGAGCACCTGCTATCCAACGGCATCAGGCCAGACGTTCCTTGCTTAATGGGATCCTTCAGGAACTCAGCTCACCAGAAGCTCGTGCCGTGGATGCACTTAGAGAGCAACAAGCTCAGACGAAACAGTTGGCACGAGATGTGAACGCCCTAAAAATGAAATTGGAACTGGTATCTGAAACAGACACCCGCATCAACGTTGACGACGTTACGCTGTTAATACGACGAGCCGATGGCTTAGATAGAAACTCGCTCCGCACCCTCGCCGACCAGTTAAAGGGCAACATCAAATCGGGCCTTGTGATTCTTGCCTCAGCCACAGCGGGCGGGCGGGTGGCAATCATTGTCAGTGTTACGTCTGACCTTAAGACTCGTATACCTGCTGGACAGGTCGTTAAAGCGCTAGCGCCGCTCGTGAGCGGGGGTGGAGGTGGTGGTCGACCTGATTTCGCTGAAGCCGGCGGCAAGGATCCACGACAAATCGACCACATGCTATCCGAGAGTGAAAACGTCGTGCGCGGTCTCCTAGACAGTAAAGAGTGA
- a CDS encoding 16S rRNA (uracil(1498)-N(3))-methyltransferase, with the protein MRSRFFAPDLKQVGEAIVLSLDESRHLCQVLRLGVKDEIRVFDGQGSEYLARVESVGRLGVTVRLLEPTVPAPEASVTITLAAVVLKGRRFDVGVREATMLGVSVVQPLRATRQAVHGPSILRSGGVARWQRIAVAAAKQCGRAVVPEIREVATVEAFTSTDQSKLRLVLVEPGVSRADAVRPRSLALQPQPQSVSLAVGPEGGWATDDLNRFISEGFQVVTLGGRILRAETVPIVALAMLVCLWDDS; encoded by the coding sequence ATGCGGTCACGCTTCTTTGCGCCTGACTTGAAACAAGTCGGTGAGGCTATTGTGCTCTCGCTAGACGAATCCAGGCACCTTTGCCAAGTCCTACGCCTTGGCGTCAAAGACGAAATACGCGTGTTCGATGGTCAGGGTTCCGAATACTTGGCCCGAGTAGAGAGTGTGGGGCGCTTGGGTGTAACCGTCCGGCTCCTTGAGCCAACAGTTCCGGCGCCAGAGGCTTCCGTCACTATTACGTTGGCGGCGGTAGTGCTAAAAGGCCGGAGGTTCGATGTTGGTGTTCGTGAAGCCACAATGCTTGGTGTTTCGGTCGTTCAACCACTTCGGGCAACACGCCAGGCTGTGCATGGGCCGTCGATTCTTCGGAGCGGGGGTGTTGCCAGGTGGCAGCGAATCGCCGTGGCGGCAGCTAAGCAATGCGGTCGGGCCGTGGTTCCTGAGATACGCGAAGTGGCGACGGTCGAAGCGTTCACGTCCACCGATCAATCCAAGTTACGCCTCGTTCTGGTTGAGCCAGGGGTTTCTCGTGCCGATGCAGTTCGCCCAAGAAGCCTAGCTTTGCAACCGCAGCCTCAGTCCGTCTCCCTTGCCGTCGGTCCTGAAGGTGGTTGGGCCACGGATGACCTAAATCGATTCATTTCGGAAGGTTTTCAGGTAGTGACGCTCGGTGGTCGAATTTTGCGCGCGGAGACCGTACCTATCGTTGCTTTGGCCATGCTAGTCTGTCTTTGGGATGACTCGTGA
- a CDS encoding serine/threonine-protein kinase, translated as MLVRGQTLGKYKILKTLGSGGFGTVYLANDTFIDKQVALKVPHRQNLDFGKQLQEPRLLATLNHPNVVGITTAEKQDNVFFIVMEYVPGETLEDLITVNGALEVGHALEYIRQICKAVDHAHQQNVLHRDLRPGNVLISTTDVVKILDFGTSRYLEAAAHGTTIIGSPPYMAPEQFYGKAVFASDIYSLGVTMYEMLTGTLPYDTPTPSDLEKLMSGKLVTAPRLRNKRIPTPVSDIVMRAMAPEISNRYQRASELHAALNEERSFESRPKASHTPSTSEASRITPSIGIRVTPTPKFCYNCSKPLPGGRGTPSGCPFCGAEIEP; from the coding sequence ATGCTGGTTCGTGGTCAAACACTTGGTAAGTACAAGATTCTCAAAACGCTGGGCAGCGGCGGATTCGGCACAGTATACCTAGCTAACGATACTTTTATCGATAAGCAGGTTGCCCTTAAAGTTCCTCATCGACAGAATCTTGATTTCGGTAAACAGCTTCAAGAACCTCGGCTACTCGCCACCCTCAACCATCCCAACGTGGTCGGGATCACGACCGCCGAAAAACAAGACAATGTATTCTTCATCGTGATGGAATACGTCCCCGGTGAAACACTTGAAGATCTGATTACAGTAAATGGCGCACTTGAAGTCGGTCACGCACTCGAATACATAAGGCAGATTTGTAAAGCGGTGGACCATGCACACCAGCAAAATGTTCTACACCGTGACCTCCGACCGGGCAATGTGCTCATCTCGACCACCGACGTTGTGAAGATCCTTGATTTCGGCACCTCTCGGTACCTAGAAGCCGCAGCCCATGGGACAACTATCATCGGTAGTCCACCCTACATGGCGCCGGAACAGTTCTACGGTAAAGCAGTTTTCGCTTCGGATATTTACTCGTTAGGCGTAACGATGTACGAAATGCTGACAGGGACTCTTCCCTACGATACCCCTACTCCATCGGACCTCGAGAAACTGATGAGCGGCAAGCTTGTCACCGCTCCGAGATTGCGAAACAAGAGAATTCCAACTCCAGTCAGCGACATTGTCATGCGCGCTATGGCGCCGGAGATTTCCAACCGCTACCAACGGGCTAGTGAATTACACGCTGCCCTGAACGAAGAGAGGTCATTTGAATCTCGACCGAAAGCCTCCCACACACCATCCACCTCTGAAGCCAGCCGAATCACCCCCTCGATTGGAATACGGGTGACACCAACGCCAAAGTTCTGCTACAACTGTAGCAAACCGCTTCCGGGCGGGCGTGGTACCCCATCAGGGTGTCCGTTCTGCGGTGCAGAGATCGAGCCGTAG
- a CDS encoding branched-chain amino acid transaminase, with translation MGFTGTGKIWMNGSLVDWADAKIHIASHVVHYGSGVFEGARCYDTERGPACFRLDAHMRRLVDSAKIYRMKYALSQEQLEDAVLDTIRANQYRACYIRPLIYRGYDTLGVNPMPCPVEATIMLWEWGAYLGEESITNGVDVCVSSWSRSAPNTFPALAKSTANYANAGLIKMEAVVNGYSEAIALDPDGTISEGSGQNLFIVRENTLYTPAVASSILPGITRHSIITIARDLGFTVIEQAIPREMLYIADELFFVGTAVEVTPIRSVDKVEIGLGSRGPVTEAIQRTFFDIVNGRVSDEKGWLRPVYTDEANKNLSKRTTVKTEN, from the coding sequence ATGGGATTCACCGGCACCGGCAAGATCTGGATGAACGGGTCCTTGGTCGACTGGGCCGACGCCAAGATTCACATCGCCTCACACGTGGTCCATTATGGTAGTGGCGTGTTTGAGGGTGCACGGTGTTACGACACGGAGCGTGGCCCAGCTTGCTTCCGCCTTGACGCGCACATGCGCCGGCTTGTGGACTCAGCCAAGATTTACCGTATGAAATATGCGCTGTCACAGGAACAGTTGGAAGACGCGGTTCTCGACACAATTCGAGCTAACCAGTATCGCGCCTGCTACATCAGGCCACTCATCTACCGGGGCTACGACACACTCGGCGTGAACCCGATGCCGTGTCCGGTCGAAGCCACTATCATGCTGTGGGAATGGGGCGCATACCTAGGTGAGGAGAGCATTACCAACGGTGTCGACGTCTGTGTCAGCTCGTGGTCTCGGAGCGCGCCGAATACCTTCCCGGCACTAGCTAAATCCACAGCAAATTATGCGAACGCCGGGCTAATTAAGATGGAAGCTGTGGTCAACGGCTACAGTGAAGCAATCGCGCTTGACCCCGACGGTACGATAAGTGAAGGCAGCGGTCAGAACCTTTTCATCGTACGTGAGAATACGCTCTATACACCGGCGGTCGCGTCGTCGATTCTACCCGGGATTACGCGTCATTCAATCATAACGATTGCCCGAGACCTTGGCTTTACGGTTATCGAACAGGCGATTCCGCGTGAAATGCTTTATATCGCAGACGAGCTTTTCTTTGTAGGTACCGCCGTTGAAGTGACCCCAATTCGATCTGTCGATAAGGTCGAAATTGGCTTAGGTTCACGGGGTCCAGTCACTGAAGCGATCCAACGCACCTTCTTCGATATCGTTAATGGTCGGGTTTCGGACGAGAAGGGATGGTTGCGTCCTGTTTACACTGATGAGGCAAACAAGAACCTTTCAAAACGGACGACAGTGAAGACCGAAAATTGA
- a CDS encoding LptE family protein: MRGHRYFVLVLLVSVLSSGCGYALAGRGSFLPDYVETIGIPLFENNTAFFEMEQVLTEAVRTEFIGRGSYQIVPQEDGVDAVLIGRVVSINLQPSSFTDQQQAARYTFTLTSSIVLRDLRTEEAIWENASLVFTEEYDVATGGGALDASAFFGQDTNALERMASDFGTTVVTSILEAF, from the coding sequence GTGAGAGGTCACAGATATTTTGTTCTGGTGCTTCTTGTTAGCGTTCTGAGCTCAGGTTGTGGCTATGCCTTGGCCGGCCGAGGCTCATTCTTGCCCGATTATGTTGAAACGATCGGTATTCCGCTCTTCGAAAATAATACGGCCTTTTTCGAGATGGAGCAGGTCTTAACTGAGGCAGTACGAACGGAATTCATCGGGAGGGGCAGCTATCAAATAGTGCCTCAGGAGGACGGTGTCGACGCGGTTCTCATCGGGCGTGTTGTGTCGATCAACTTACAGCCATCGAGCTTCACGGACCAGCAGCAAGCGGCCCGGTACACTTTCACGCTCACTTCCAGTATTGTGTTGCGCGATTTACGGACAGAGGAAGCAATTTGGGAGAACGCTTCGCTTGTCTTCACTGAGGAATATGATGTTGCGACGGGTGGCGGCGCGCTCGACGCAAGTGCATTTTTTGGCCAGGATACAAATGCGCTTGAGCGCATGGCCAGCGATTTCGGAACTACAGTTGTCACCTCGATTCTCGAGGCTTTCTAG